The Sulfuricella sp. genomic interval GGAAGGGCAACTACTCGAGCTGGCTGGAACAGAAGGAAGCACGCCTGGAGCAGGAAAACAAGCAAATCGACGCCCACATGAAAGCCATGAAGCAGGAGCTGGAATGGGTGCGGCAGAATCCCAAGGCGCGCCAGGCGAAGTCCAAGGCACGTCTGGCCCGCTTCGACGAACTCTCCAACTACGAATACCAGCAGCGCAACGAAACCCAGGAAATCTTCATCCCCGTGGCAGACCGTCTGGGCGACAACGTGATCGAATTCGACGGCGTTTCCAAAGCCTACGGCGATCGTTTGCTGCTCGACAATCTGAGCTTCTCGATACCGCCCGGCGCCATCGTCGGCATCATCGGCCCGAACGGCGCCGGCAAATCCACCCTGTTCCGCATGATCACTGGCAAGGAGCAGCCGGATTCCGGCGCGGTCAAGATCGGCCCGACCGTAAAACTGGCCTACGTGGACCAGAGCCGCGATGCGCTGGTTAGCAAGAATACCGTATTCGAGGAAATCTCCGGCGGCGCCGACATCCTCACGGTGGGCAAATACGAAACCCCGTCGCGCGCCTACATCGGCCGCTTCAACTTCAAGGGCGGCGACCAGCAGAAGATCGTCGGCAACCTCTCCGGCGGCGAGCGCGGCCGCCTGCACCTGGCCAAAACCCTGATCGCCGGCGGCAACGTCCTGCTGCTCGACGAACCCTCCAACGACCTCGATGTGGAAACCCTGCGTGCCCTTGAAGACGCCCTGCTGGAGTTCGCCGGTTGCGTGCTGGTAATCTCCCACGACCGCTGGTTCCTCGACCGTATCGCCACCCACATCCTGGCAGCGGAAGGCGAGTCGCAGTGGACTTTCTTCAATGGCAACTACCAGGAATACGAGGCGGACAAGCGGAAACGACTGGGCGAGGAAGGCGCCAAGCCAAAGCGCATCCGCTACAAGCCGATCAGCCGCTAGTTGGAGAGGTGATGCCGACCCGCTTGATCAAACGCATAATCTGGGCGGTCGTTACCCTGATCATTGCGCTGGGGCTGGCGGGAACGCTGGGAATGCACTTCGCCGCAAAATCTCTCAAGGACAAAGTGACGCAAGCGCTGGGGCCGGAAAGCGAGGTGGGTGAAATCATTCTTGGCTGGTCCGCCATCGAGATTCGCAATATTCGTATCCGCGCACCTCAAGGCTGGCCATCCCAGGATACGCTGCGTGCTGAAAAAATCGTCATCAAGCCCGATCTGCGCGGATTGCTCTCCGCACAGGTGAAGCTACAGCGTATTACAGTGGAGGGAGGCTACCTCTCCATTCTCCGCTCACGCGAGGGAAATGTCCGGCTCCTGCCCAGCCTGCTCGATAAACCGGTGGAGAATTCCGAAAATCAGGCTCCGGCCATGCCGGTCAACATTGGCCTGGTTGAACTGAATTCATCCATGATTGAATTCTTCGATGCATCCATCCGCAAAACGCCGCACAAACTGCGTCTGGAGCAAATGCATGCACGCGTCGAAGACCTCCAGTTCCCTGCACTTGATCAGAAGACCAAAATCCAGCTGGATAGCGTGGTCAAGGGCAAACGCTCGGACGGAAGACTTGAACTCCGGGGATGGATGAGGCTGGACAACAGGGACTCGGAAATCAGCACCCGGCTTGAAAACGTGGATCTGGTCGCATTTCAGCCCTATCTCGTCAAAGCCTCTGAGACCAGCGTGCGCAAAGGCTTGCTGGACCTTGATCTGGAATCAACCATACGCGACAACCGCCTGTACGCACCAGGCACGATTACACTCTCCGAACTTGAGCTCGCTTCCAGCAGCAGCCCTTTCGGCACTTTCATGGGTGTACCACGTCAGGCTATCGTTGCCGCACTCAAGAACCAGAAAGGCAAGATCACAGTACAGTTCACTCTCGAGGGAAACATTAAAGATCCTCGTTTCTCACT includes:
- a CDS encoding DUF748 domain-containing protein, with amino-acid sequence MPTRLIKRIIWAVVTLIIALGLAGTLGMHFAAKSLKDKVTQALGPESEVGEIILGWSAIEIRNIRIRAPQGWPSQDTLRAEKIVIKPDLRGLLSAQVKLQRITVEGGYLSILRSREGNVRLLPSLLDKPVENSENQAPAMPVNIGLVELNSSMIEFFDASIRKTPHKLRLEQMHARVEDLQFPALDQKTKIQLDSVVKGKRSDGRLELRGWMRLDNRDSEISTRLENVDLVAFQPYLVKASETSVRKGLLDLDLESTIRDNRLYAPGTITLSELELASSSSPFGTFMGVPRQAIVAALKNQKGKITVQFTLEGNIKDPRFSLNESFTQRTGTAIAESLGISIEGLASGVGGTTHGIGSALGRLFNN
- the ettA gene encoding energy-dependent translational throttle protein EttA, with the translated sequence MAQYVMSMLRVSKVVPPKRQIIKDISLSFFPGAKIGLLGLNGSGKSTVLRIMAGEDKEYEGEVQHQPNISIGYLPQEPQLDPARTVREEVEAALGEVMQARQKLEEIYAAYAEPDADFDKLAEEQARYEAILATSGNDTETQMEIAADALRLPPWDASIEHLSGGEKRRVALCKLLLSKPDMLLLDEPTNHLDAESVDWLEQFLTRFPGTVVAVTHDRYFLDNAAEWILELDRGHGIPWKGNYSSWLEQKEARLEQENKQIDAHMKAMKQELEWVRQNPKARQAKSKARLARFDELSNYEYQQRNETQEIFIPVADRLGDNVIEFDGVSKAYGDRLLLDNLSFSIPPGAIVGIIGPNGAGKSTLFRMITGKEQPDSGAVKIGPTVKLAYVDQSRDALVSKNTVFEEISGGADILTVGKYETPSRAYIGRFNFKGGDQQKIVGNLSGGERGRLHLAKTLIAGGNVLLLDEPSNDLDVETLRALEDALLEFAGCVLVISHDRWFLDRIATHILAAEGESQWTFFNGNYQEYEADKRKRLGEEGAKPKRIRYKPISR